A single Longimicrobiales bacterium DNA region contains:
- a CDS encoding porin: MIMRLSMVAGSACVIACAMAAPVQAQQLPISVEFGGRMQFQWNSTSVDAAEAGEPIASNTFETRRVRLSADVRVGDWIRGFIEPDFALGRLQLKQVWMSLELDPALAVRAGQFKKPFSVINLTSSTAHPMIERGVRIRGLAESLETLNQGELSTVHGDLLIGEQHALLETQGYLAYDMGVALMGEIGGFGWQAGVFNGNGPDARDENGGKSLAARATYEVDIGMPVTLGAAWSRRELSWPAPGDPATRTGDAFEVDVELGGLREGWWLLGEVSSGTNLATEERFLGAQGVLTRFFGTGGARIEGIEPMARVSYGDPDDSVDGDAGLLLTPGLNVYFMSRNRLMFNWDVFVPESDRFETQHAGRAQFNLYF, encoded by the coding sequence ATGATTATGCGCCTGTCCATGGTGGCGGGTTCGGCCTGCGTGATCGCGTGTGCAATGGCGGCGCCCGTGCAGGCGCAGCAGCTGCCGATCAGTGTGGAATTTGGTGGACGGATGCAGTTCCAGTGGAACAGCACGAGTGTGGATGCGGCGGAGGCGGGCGAGCCGATCGCGTCGAACACGTTCGAGACGCGGCGCGTGCGTTTGTCGGCGGACGTTCGGGTCGGCGACTGGATCCGCGGCTTCATCGAGCCGGACTTCGCACTCGGACGGCTCCAGCTGAAGCAGGTCTGGATGTCGCTCGAGCTGGATCCGGCCCTGGCGGTGCGTGCCGGTCAGTTCAAGAAGCCGTTCAGCGTCATCAACCTGACGTCGTCGACGGCGCATCCGATGATCGAGCGCGGCGTGCGTATCCGCGGCCTGGCGGAATCGCTGGAAACGTTGAACCAGGGCGAGCTGAGCACCGTCCATGGTGATCTGCTGATCGGCGAGCAGCACGCACTGCTGGAGACACAGGGCTACCTGGCCTATGACATGGGTGTCGCGCTCATGGGCGAGATCGGCGGATTCGGCTGGCAGGCCGGCGTCTTCAACGGTAACGGCCCGGATGCGCGCGACGAGAACGGCGGCAAGTCGCTCGCCGCCCGCGCGACGTACGAGGTGGATATCGGAATGCCGGTGACCCTTGGCGCGGCCTGGAGCCGGCGGGAGCTGAGCTGGCCGGCGCCGGGCGATCCGGCGACGCGGACGGGCGACGCGTTCGAGGTCGATGTCGAGCTGGGCGGGCTGCGGGAAGGCTGGTGGCTGCTGGGCGAAGTATCGAGTGGAACGAATCTCGCCACCGAGGAACGCTTTCTCGGCGCACAGGGTGTTCTGACGCGGTTCTTCGGCACGGGCGGAGCGCGGATCGAAGGGATCGAGCCCATGGCCAGGGTGAGCTACGGCGACCCGGATGACAGTGTGGATGGCGACGCAGGTCTCCTGCTGACGCCCGGCCTCAACGTGTATTTCATGAGCCGCAACCGCCTGATGTTCAACTGGGATGTGTTCGTGCCCGAAAGCGACCGGTTCGAGACGCAGCACGCCGGCCGCGCGCAGTTCAACCTGTACTTCTGA
- a CDS encoding PstS family phosphate ABC transporter substrate-binding protein has protein sequence MRMHTTAVLTAAALVLAGCGGERGGTDGELSGSIEIDGSSTVYPISQAVAEEFMIESGGDVRVTVGVSGTGGGFRRFCAGETEISNASRAIKDDERALCEQAGVDPLELQVAIDGLAVTVHPENTMVQCLTVEELRRIWEPGSTLKQWSEVREGLPAQPLRLYGPGTNSGTFDYFTEAIVGEEDASRPDYSASEDDNVLVQGVGGDVNALGYFGYAYYIENQDKLRAIGVDNGNGCVEPTPETVTSGQYAPLSRPLFIYVNRSDLQRPEVAEFVRFYMETAAELVTEVGYVPMDAASYQANLSQLQPSGTE, from the coding sequence ATGCGAATGCACACGACCGCTGTCCTCACGGCCGCTGCACTGGTTCTGGCGGGCTGCGGTGGCGAGCGGGGTGGTACGGACGGTGAGCTGAGCGGGTCGATCGAGATCGACGGCTCGAGCACAGTCTATCCGATTTCGCAGGCGGTCGCCGAAGAGTTCATGATCGAAAGCGGCGGCGATGTGCGTGTGACGGTCGGCGTGTCCGGCACGGGCGGCGGATTCCGCCGGTTCTGTGCGGGCGAGACGGAGATCAGCAACGCGTCACGTGCCATCAAGGATGACGAGCGCGCGCTGTGCGAGCAGGCGGGTGTGGATCCCCTGGAGCTCCAGGTAGCGATCGACGGACTGGCCGTGACGGTGCATCCGGAGAACACCATGGTGCAGTGCCTCACGGTCGAGGAGCTCCGCAGGATCTGGGAGCCGGGCAGCACGCTCAAGCAGTGGAGCGAGGTGCGCGAGGGCCTGCCGGCCCAGCCGCTGCGACTGTATGGGCCCGGCACGAATTCCGGCACGTTCGACTATTTCACCGAGGCGATTGTCGGCGAGGAGGACGCGAGCCGGCCCGACTACTCGGCGAGCGAGGACGACAATGTTCTGGTCCAGGGAGTGGGCGGTGATGTCAACGCGCTCGGCTACTTCGGCTACGCGTACTACATCGAGAACCAGGACAAGCTGCGCGCAATCGGCGTCGACAACGGCAACGGCTGCGTCGAGCCGACGCCGGAAACGGTCACCAGCGGACAGTACGCGCCTCTGTCACGCCCCCTGTTCATTTACGTGAACCGCAGCGATCTGCAGCGGCCCGAGGTCGCAGAGTTCGTTCGTTTCTACATGGAGACGGCCGCGGAGCTGGTGACGGAAGTGGGCTACGTGCCGATGGACGCGGCGAGCTACCAGGCCAACCTCAGCCAGCTCCAGCCGAGTGGCACCGAGTAA
- the pstC gene encoding phosphate ABC transporter permease subunit PstC — MAPSNDTAARGGTFTGGAAGLVRRHRRERWIGALLVGFSAVSIFTTIGIVLVLVFESLAFFREISPITFLTGTEWSPQFTSRQYGVLPLVTGSIVIAAIAAAVALPIGLLAAIYLSEYARDGTRKVLKPVLEILAGIPTVVYGYFALTFVTPILRTIWPSTEFFNALSAAIVMGIMIVPMVSSLSEDAMSAVPRALREGAYALGATKYEVATRTVVPAALSGIIASFILAISRAIGETMIVTIAAGAQAKLTLNPLESMQTMTAYIAQTSMGEASHGSVEYRTIFAVGLLLFAITLLMNIISIFVLRRFREVYE; from the coding sequence GTGGCACCGAGTAACGATACGGCCGCGCGCGGCGGGACCTTCACCGGCGGCGCGGCCGGTCTCGTCAGACGGCACCGGCGCGAGCGGTGGATCGGTGCCCTGCTCGTCGGCTTCAGCGCCGTGTCGATTTTCACGACTATCGGCATCGTGCTCGTGCTCGTGTTCGAGTCGCTGGCGTTCTTCCGCGAGATCTCGCCGATCACGTTCCTGACCGGCACAGAGTGGTCGCCGCAGTTCACGTCGCGGCAGTACGGCGTGCTGCCGCTCGTCACGGGCTCGATCGTGATCGCCGCTATCGCCGCGGCGGTCGCGCTCCCGATCGGTCTGCTCGCCGCCATCTACCTGAGCGAGTACGCGCGCGATGGCACACGCAAGGTGCTGAAGCCCGTCCTCGAGATCCTGGCCGGCATACCGACCGTTGTCTACGGCTACTTCGCGCTCACGTTCGTCACGCCGATCCTGCGCACGATCTGGCCGTCCACCGAGTTCTTCAACGCGCTGAGCGCCGCGATCGTGATGGGTATCATGATCGTGCCGATGGTGTCATCACTGTCGGAGGACGCGATGTCCGCCGTGCCGCGCGCGCTCCGCGAGGGTGCGTACGCACTGGGCGCCACGAAGTATGAGGTCGCTACGCGAACGGTGGTGCCCGCGGCGCTGTCGGGCATCATCGCCAGCTTCATCCTCGCGATATCGCGCGCCATCGGTGAGACGATGATCGTGACGATCGCCGCGGGTGCGCAGGCGAAGCTGACACTGAATCCGCTGGAGAGCATGCAGACCATGACCGCCTACATCGCGCAGACGAGCATGGGCGAGGCGTCGCACGGGTCGGTCGAGTACCGCACGATCTTCGCCGTGGGTCTGCTGCTGTTCGCGATCACGCTGCTCATGAACATCATCAGCATCTTCGTGCTGCGCCGGTTCCGCGAGGTGTACGAATGA
- the pstA gene encoding phosphate ABC transporter permease PstA translates to MSERQPDDRTPVVRPAQRDAPAAQDERHPAMQRDPSRFRPRLRHRARFGVFFHVLCFSATALGVIVLAVLLFDVISDGTRYLSWEFLTGFPSRLAARAGILPALVGSVWTLVLTALIAFPLGVGTAIWLEEYAPESRWKKLVETNIANLAGVPSIVYGILGLAVFVRYMFLGRSILAASLTLALLILPVVIIASQEAVKAVPNSIRLGAYALGATRWEAIRFHVFPLALPGILTGTILALSRAVGEAAPLIVVGALAFVPFVPSGPLDQFTVLPIQIFNWINEAKVEFHYVAASAILILLVVLLTMNGLAILLRNRYSRRN, encoded by the coding sequence ATGAGCGAGCGGCAGCCGGACGATCGCACACCGGTCGTGCGCCCCGCGCAGCGCGACGCACCCGCGGCGCAGGATGAGCGCCACCCGGCGATGCAGCGCGATCCGAGCCGGTTCCGGCCCCGGCTCCGCCACCGTGCGCGGTTCGGCGTGTTCTTCCACGTGCTATGCTTCTCCGCGACTGCGCTCGGTGTCATTGTGCTGGCCGTGCTTCTGTTCGACGTCATATCGGACGGCACGCGCTATCTGTCGTGGGAGTTCCTGACCGGGTTCCCATCACGACTGGCCGCGCGCGCGGGCATCCTGCCGGCCCTCGTCGGATCGGTATGGACGCTGGTGCTCACCGCGCTGATCGCGTTCCCGCTCGGAGTCGGCACGGCGATCTGGCTGGAGGAGTACGCGCCGGAGAGCCGCTGGAAGAAGCTCGTCGAGACGAACATCGCGAACCTGGCCGGTGTGCCCTCCATCGTCTACGGCATTCTCGGCCTCGCCGTGTTCGTCCGCTACATGTTCCTCGGCCGCAGTATCCTGGCCGCGTCACTCACGCTGGCACTGCTGATACTGCCGGTCGTCATCATCGCGTCGCAGGAAGCGGTGAAGGCAGTGCCGAACTCGATACGGCTGGGTGCATACGCGCTCGGTGCGACACGGTGGGAGGCGATACGCTTCCACGTCTTCCCGCTCGCATTGCCTGGCATTCTCACGGGCACCATCCTGGCCCTGTCGCGCGCGGTGGGCGAGGCCGCACCGCTGATTGTCGTGGGCGCACTCGCATTCGTGCCGTTCGTGCCGTCCGGGCCACTCGACCAGTTCACCGTTCTGCCGATCCAGATATTCAACTGGATCAATGAAGCAAAGGTCGAGTTCCATTATGTCGCCGCCAGCGCCATCCTGATCCTGCTCGTGGTGCTGCTGACCATGAACGGCCTGGCGATCCTGCTGCGCAACCGCTACTCACGCCGGAACTGA